A region from the Desulfobacteraceae bacterium genome encodes:
- a CDS encoding propionyl-CoA carboxylase, with the protein MTENREFWENEERKLDERVYQAVWPGGEKAVQRLAKQGKRPVRELIQDLIDPGTQFFELSRIAGFGVGYPGGIDDIPCGGVVTGIGKIYNNWTMIIGNDPRVKAGTYFPITLKKHMRAQAIAERCGLNCVYIADSGGAFLPMQADVFPDDQHFGSMFYNMARMSAMGLKQVTLSTGGNTAGGAYIVFMACQSVMIDKLAYSFLGGPPLVKMATGEVISAEDLGGARVHTQISGGADHFCANQAEAIAAVREILSLERPQTVHHHRYEESPPQVAPDSVYDLLPAAIHQGIDGRAFLAAIADDSVFNEYKRNYAPGRGDNILAGKIRIKGLPVGVIASNGVGIIFFEAARKATEWIIRCSQEKTPLLFVQNSPGYMVGSDSEHMGIGKYGADMVRSVSCAQVPRIQLVIGPDNGAANYGMCGRAYRPHFLFSTMRARTSVMSGRSAAGVLLSIEERKREAQGKPMSEAEKDAFRQQMIDKYDGEAHPFYCGARLLNDGVLKFSEIRDWLAMAFEVSLLKPIGDPAFGNLRF; encoded by the coding sequence ATGACAGAGAACCGAGAATTCTGGGAAAATGAAGAGCGCAAACTGGACGAACGGGTTTACCAGGCCGTGTGGCCGGGGGGCGAGAAGGCGGTTCAGCGCCTGGCCAAACAGGGCAAGCGCCCCGTTCGGGAGTTGATTCAGGACCTGATCGACCCCGGCACCCAGTTTTTCGAACTCAGCCGCATCGCCGGCTTCGGGGTGGGCTATCCCGGCGGCATCGACGATATTCCCTGCGGCGGCGTGGTCACGGGCATCGGCAAAATCTACAACAACTGGACCATGATCATCGGCAACGACCCGCGCGTCAAGGCCGGCACCTATTTCCCGATCACCCTTAAAAAGCACATGCGCGCCCAGGCCATCGCCGAGCGCTGCGGCCTCAACTGCGTCTACATCGCCGACTCGGGCGGGGCCTTTCTGCCCATGCAGGCGGATGTCTTCCCCGACGATCAGCATTTCGGCTCGATGTTCTACAACATGGCGCGCATGTCGGCCATGGGTTTGAAGCAGGTCACGCTCAGCACCGGCGGCAACACCGCCGGCGGGGCCTACATCGTTTTCATGGCCTGCCAGTCGGTGATGATCGACAAACTGGCCTACTCGTTTCTGGGTGGCCCGCCTCTGGTCAAGATGGCCACCGGCGAGGTGATCTCGGCCGAAGACCTGGGCGGCGCCCGGGTCCACACCCAGATTTCGGGCGGGGCGGACCATTTCTGCGCCAACCAGGCGGAGGCCATCGCCGCCGTTCGTGAGATCCTCTCGCTGGAGCGGCCCCAGACCGTCCATCACCACCGCTACGAGGAATCCCCGCCCCAGGTGGCCCCCGACAGCGTCTACGACCTGCTGCCGGCCGCCATCCACCAGGGGATCGACGGCCGGGCCTTCCTGGCGGCGATCGCCGACGACAGCGTCTTCAACGAGTACAAGCGCAACTACGCCCCGGGCCGCGGCGACAACATCCTCGCCGGCAAGATCCGGATCAAGGGGCTGCCGGTGGGTGTGATCGCCTCAAACGGCGTGGGCATCATCTTCTTCGAGGCCGCCCGCAAGGCCACCGAGTGGATCATCCGCTGCAGCCAGGAGAAGACCCCGCTGCTCTTCGTCCAGAACTCGCCGGGCTACATGGTGGGCTCGGATTCCGAGCACATGGGCATCGGCAAGTACGGCGCCGACATGGTCCGATCGGTTTCCTGCGCCCAGGTGCCGCGCATCCAGCTGGTGATCGGTCCCGACAACGGCGCGGCCAACTACGGCATGTGCGGCCGTGCCTATCGGCCCCACTTCCTGTTTTCCACCATGCGCGCGCGCACCTCGGTGATGAGCGGCCGCAGCGCTGCCGGAGTGCTGCTCTCCATCGAGGAGCGCAAGCGCGAGGCCCAGGGAAAGCCCATGAGCGAGGCGGAAAAGGACGCCTTCCGCCAGCAGATGATCGACAAGTACGACGGCGAGGCCCATCCCTTCTACTGCGGCGCCCGCCTGCTGAACGACGGGGTCCTGAAGTTCAGTGAAATCCGCGACTGGCTGGCCATGGCCTTCGAGGTCAGCCTGCTGAAACCCATCGGCGATCCGGCTTTCGGCAACCTGAGGTTTTAA
- a CDS encoding enoyl-CoA hydratase has protein sequence MSEPLLLVEESEGVALLTLNRPNVMNSFNFEMLRALRDAIESLRFNPAVRVIIITGAGERAFCAGADLKERATLTPVQVKEFIFTIRNLFTAIEQLSKPVIAAVNGIALGGGTELALACDIRIAAESATMGLTETRLAIIPGAGGTQRLPRLVGRGKAKELIFTGRRVDAQEALSIGLVNQVCPPEALISACREMAAMICETGPVAIEQAKYAINYGIETDLHSGLAIESNAYWVTIPTKDRLEGLAAFREKRKPVYRGE, from the coding sequence ATGAGCGAACCGCTGTTGCTGGTCGAAGAGTCCGAGGGCGTCGCCCTGCTGACCCTGAACCGGCCAAACGTCATGAATTCCTTTAACTTCGAGATGCTGCGCGCCCTGCGGGACGCCATCGAGTCGCTGCGCTTCAACCCGGCCGTGCGGGTGATCATCATCACCGGGGCCGGCGAGCGGGCCTTCTGCGCCGGGGCCGATCTCAAGGAACGGGCGACCCTGACTCCCGTCCAGGTGAAGGAGTTCATTTTCACCATCCGCAACCTGTTCACCGCCATCGAACAATTGAGCAAGCCGGTTATCGCAGCCGTCAACGGCATCGCCCTGGGCGGCGGCACCGAGCTGGCCCTGGCCTGCGACATCCGCATCGCGGCCGAGAGCGCCACCATGGGTCTCACCGAAACCCGCCTGGCGATCATTCCCGGCGCCGGCGGCACCCAGCGCCTGCCGCGCCTGGTGGGCCGGGGCAAGGCCAAGGAGCTGATCTTTACCGGCCGCCGGGTGGACGCTCAGGAGGCACTGAGCATCGGCCTGGTCAACCAGGTCTGCCCGCCGGAGGCCTTGATCAGCGCTTGCCGCGAGATGGCCGCGATGATCTGCGAAACCGGCCCGGTCGCCATCGAGCAGGCCAAATACGCCATCAACTACGGCATCGAGACCGACCTTCACTCCGGTCTGGCCATTGAGTCCAACGCCTACTGGGTCACCATTCCCACCAAGGACCGGCTGGAGGGCCTGGCGGCCTTCCGCGAGAAGCGCAAGCCGGTCTACCGCGGGGAGTGA
- a CDS encoding AMP-binding protein, with protein sequence MQLPKFEVGKTTIGQLVDLVAEQFGDSKALMYHKLGIDYTYREFRDVCNQVAKGFMALGVQKGDKVAIWANNVPEWLYTQFGTPKIGAIMVTVNTAYRSFELEYLMKQSDSQTLILIGGVRTPDEYVKVIYDVCPELKDSEPGKLKCAKLPELKNVIYLGKEKLPGTFSWEDVMALGKNISDAELKARQDALDPHDVINMQYTSGTTGFPKGVMLTHTNIIGNAKSIAACMKLSSKDNLCIPVPFFHCFGCVLGTLSCVVSAAAMSPVVAFKADAVLETVQASKCTALHGVPTMFIAELEEMTKKSYDTSRLRTGIMAGSPCPIEVMKKVVSVMGASEMTIAYGQTESSPVITQTRPEDSLELRVSTVGRALPNVEVKIVDPVTGEEVPRGVQGELCTRGYHVMKGYYKNPEATREAIDKDNWLHTGDLAVMDENGYCKITGRIKDMIIRGGENIYPREIEEFLYTHPKVKDVQVVGVPSIKYGEEVVAYIQLKPDETATDEEMRTFCKERIAFHKIPAFFMFVDEYPTTASGKIQKYKLREMATQKLGREDAVVETA encoded by the coding sequence ATGCAGCTACCAAAGTTTGAAGTGGGAAAAACGACCATCGGGCAACTGGTGGATCTGGTCGCCGAGCAGTTCGGCGACAGCAAGGCGCTGATGTACCACAAGCTGGGCATCGACTACACCTACCGCGAATTCCGCGATGTGTGCAACCAGGTGGCCAAGGGGTTCATGGCCCTCGGGGTGCAGAAAGGCGACAAAGTCGCCATCTGGGCCAACAACGTCCCCGAATGGCTCTACACCCAGTTCGGCACCCCCAAAATCGGTGCCATCATGGTGACCGTCAACACGGCCTACCGCTCCTTCGAGCTGGAATACCTGATGAAGCAGTCCGATTCCCAGACCCTGATCCTGATCGGCGGCGTGCGCACCCCCGACGAATACGTCAAGGTGATCTACGATGTCTGCCCGGAACTCAAGGACAGCGAACCCGGCAAGCTCAAGTGCGCCAAGCTGCCGGAGCTCAAAAACGTCATCTATCTAGGCAAGGAGAAGCTGCCCGGCACGTTCAGCTGGGAGGATGTCATGGCCCTGGGCAAGAACATCTCCGACGCCGAACTCAAGGCCCGCCAGGACGCGCTTGACCCCCACGACGTGATCAACATGCAGTACACCTCGGGCACCACCGGTTTTCCCAAGGGGGTCATGCTGACCCACACCAACATCATCGGCAACGCCAAGAGCATCGCGGCATGCATGAAACTCTCCAGCAAGGACAACCTCTGCATTCCGGTGCCCTTCTTCCACTGCTTCGGATGCGTCCTGGGGACCCTCAGCTGCGTCGTCTCGGCCGCCGCCATGTCGCCGGTGGTGGCCTTCAAGGCCGACGCGGTGCTGGAAACCGTGCAAGCCTCAAAGTGCACCGCGCTGCACGGGGTGCCCACGATGTTCATCGCCGAACTTGAAGAAATGACCAAAAAATCCTACGATACCTCCAGATTGCGCACCGGCATCATGGCCGGTTCGCCCTGCCCGATCGAAGTGATGAAAAAAGTCGTCAGCGTGATGGGCGCCTCGGAGATGACCATCGCCTACGGCCAGACCGAATCCTCGCCGGTCATCACCCAGACCCGCCCCGAGGATTCCCTGGAGCTCAGGGTCAGCACGGTGGGCAGGGCGCTTCCCAACGTCGAGGTCAAGATCGTCGACCCGGTCACCGGCGAAGAAGTGCCCCGCGGCGTCCAGGGTGAGCTCTGCACCCGCGGCTACCACGTCATGAAAGGCTACTACAAAAACCCCGAGGCCACCCGCGAGGCCATCGACAAGGACAACTGGCTGCACACCGGCGACCTGGCGGTGATGGATGAAAACGGCTACTGCAAGATCACCGGCCGGATCAAAGACATGATCATCCGCGGCGGCGAGAACATCTACCCGCGCGAAATCGAGGAGTTCCTCTACACCCACCCCAAGGTCAAGGATGTGCAGGTCGTCGGGGTGCCGAGCATCAAGTATGGCGAGGAAGTGGTGGCCTACATCCAGCTCAAGCCCGACGAGACGGCCACTGACGAGGAAATGCGCACCTTCTGCAAGGAGCGCATCGCCTTCCACAAAATCCCGGCCTTCTTCATGTTTGTTGACGAATACCCCACCACCGCCAGCGGCAAGATCCAGAAGTACAAGCTGCGCGAGATGGCCACCCAGAAACTGGGGCGCGAGGACGCGGTGGTGGAAACCGCCTAA
- a CDS encoding acyl-CoA dehydrogenase family protein yields MDFELTKEQEMIRKEVRNFAQSEIAPLAAELDETETFSNELTRKMGEIGLFGMFVSEKYEGQEMDYVSYIIAVEELARIDGSQAATVAAGNSLGIGPLNYFGTEEQKRKYLPPLCRGEALWGFGLTEPTAGSDAGGSKTTAVKDGNEWVLNGSKIFITNAACDMTLGVTVQAITGTRANGKPEYTCFIVEKGMRGFKANAMHGKMMWRASNTAELYFDEVRVPEANILGKPGDGFHQMLQTLDGGRLSIGAMGLGGAQGAYEMALKYARERQQFGQPIAKFQAIAFKLADCAMEIECARNLLYKACWLRDKKKPFAKEAAMGKLYCSELMGRVVNHAVQIHGGYGLMKDYGVERFYRDQKLLDIGEGTSEIQRLVISRYIGC; encoded by the coding sequence TTGGACTTTGAACTGACCAAAGAACAGGAAATGATCCGCAAGGAGGTGCGCAATTTCGCCCAGAGCGAAATCGCCCCGCTGGCGGCCGAACTGGACGAGACCGAGACCTTCTCAAACGAGCTAACCCGCAAGATGGGAGAGATCGGCCTGTTCGGCATGTTTGTTTCCGAAAAATACGAGGGCCAGGAGATGGACTACGTCTCCTACATCATCGCCGTCGAGGAACTGGCCCGCATCGACGGCTCCCAGGCGGCCACGGTGGCGGCCGGCAATTCGCTGGGCATCGGCCCGCTGAACTACTTCGGCACCGAAGAGCAGAAGCGCAAGTACCTGCCGCCGCTGTGCCGCGGCGAGGCCCTGTGGGGCTTCGGGTTGACCGAACCAACCGCCGGATCCGATGCCGGCGGCAGCAAAACCACGGCCGTCAAGGACGGCAACGAGTGGGTCCTCAACGGCTCCAAGATCTTCATCACCAATGCGGCCTGCGACATGACCCTGGGCGTCACCGTGCAGGCCATCACCGGCACACGCGCCAACGGCAAGCCCGAATACACCTGCTTTATCGTCGAGAAGGGCATGCGCGGCTTCAAGGCCAACGCCATGCACGGCAAGATGATGTGGCGCGCCTCTAACACCGCCGAGCTTTACTTCGACGAGGTACGGGTGCCGGAGGCCAACATCCTGGGCAAACCCGGTGACGGCTTCCACCAGATGCTGCAGACCCTGGACGGTGGCCGGCTCTCCATCGGCGCCATGGGGCTGGGCGGCGCCCAGGGGGCCTACGAGATGGCCCTCAAGTACGCCCGGGAGCGCCAGCAGTTCGGCCAGCCGATCGCCAAGTTCCAGGCGATCGCCTTCAAATTGGCCGACTGCGCGATGGAGATCGAGTGCGCCCGCAACCTGCTCTACAAAGCCTGCTGGCTGCGGGACAAGAAAAAACCGTTCGCCAAGGAGGCCGCCATGGGCAAGCTCTACTGCTCGGAGCTGATGGGCCGCGTGGTCAACCACGCCGTCCAGATTCACGGCGGCTACGGCCTGATGAAGGACTACGGCGTGGAGCGCTTCTACCGGGACCAGAAGCTGCTGGATATCGGCGAGGGCACCTCGGAGATCCAGCGGCTGGTGATCTCCCGCTATATCGGCTGCTGA
- a CDS encoding cation acetate symporter, whose translation MGVNPIVILGAVLYFAIIFWIGWSSRKASLDASDYYVAGRKVGAFVNGSALAATYFSPASFLGLPAFIFILGYPFWWALVGIIGGMPIATLLTAAPLRKYAPTSFTDYYADRYDTKWMRLVAGIPTLIGGLAYVVLSIVGTALFLLAILKLNFNVSVVLATVVIFLYIYYGGMVATTFSTAFQGIAMTVASTLAAAYVIGHYGGLNGLTDATLSVSANFFNMPYVADAPSHALMASWTGVVGFFFVWHFGFSAMPYTVVRFFTSQDIKSARRSVFWAVVVGGLMYCGLIIIGTGARVLVEQLHPLMQTEGIANAMDVLKHMKTAYGVAGASVTDYSMIAAMEALNSPFLLAVVAAGGLAIAMATAAGWTMVLNILLGRDWMGKVFGSNLPEEKPVLITRIMTTLVLVACMFMAFKPPALVLDISGAAFVVILCSVGPPLILGIWWARATTAAAMLNIIVMTILSTSTWMYAKTALGSYHWFFLSNPENKISTPHQVYWVFVGFIFFIVVSLMTKPNSDEVIKKYSLDIRPDL comes from the coding sequence ATGGGAGTCAATCCAATCGTCATACTGGGTGCTGTCTTGTATTTCGCAATTATTTTCTGGATCGGCTGGTCCTCGCGCAAAGCGTCGCTGGACGCCTCGGACTATTACGTGGCCGGCCGTAAAGTCGGGGCCTTCGTCAACGGCAGCGCGCTGGCCGCGACCTATTTCAGCCCGGCCAGCTTTCTGGGGCTGCCCGCATTCATCTTCATTCTGGGCTACCCCTTCTGGTGGGCGCTCGTGGGGATCATCGGCGGCATGCCCATCGCCACCCTGCTGACCGCCGCACCACTGCGCAAATACGCCCCGACCTCGTTCACCGACTACTACGCCGACCGCTACGACACCAAGTGGATGCGCCTGGTGGCGGGCATTCCGACCCTGATCGGCGGGTTGGCCTACGTGGTGCTCTCCATCGTGGGCACCGCGCTCTTTCTGCTGGCCATCTTGAAACTGAACTTCAACGTCTCGGTGGTTCTCGCCACGGTCGTCATTTTTCTCTACATTTACTACGGCGGCATGGTGGCCACGACCTTCTCGACCGCCTTCCAGGGGATCGCCATGACCGTGGCCTCGACCCTCGCCGCGGCCTACGTCATCGGCCACTACGGCGGCCTAAACGGCCTGACCGATGCCACCCTCTCGGTGAGCGCCAACTTCTTCAACATGCCCTACGTGGCCGACGCCCCCTCCCACGCCTTGATGGCCAGCTGGACCGGTGTGGTGGGCTTCTTTTTCGTGTGGCACTTCGGCTTTTCGGCCATGCCCTACACGGTGGTGCGCTTTTTCACCAGCCAGGACATCAAGTCCGCCCGCCGCAGCGTCTTCTGGGCGGTAGTCGTGGGCGGCCTGATGTACTGCGGGCTGATCATCATCGGCACCGGTGCGCGCGTCCTGGTCGAGCAACTGCACCCGCTGATGCAGACCGAGGGCATCGCCAACGCTATGGATGTCCTCAAACACATGAAAACCGCTTACGGCGTGGCCGGCGCGTCGGTCACCGACTACTCCATGATCGCCGCCATGGAAGCCCTCAACAGCCCCTTCCTGCTGGCCGTCGTGGCCGCCGGCGGTTTGGCCATCGCCATGGCCACCGCAGCCGGCTGGACGATGGTGCTCAACATCCTGCTGGGCCGCGACTGGATGGGCAAGGTCTTCGGCAGCAACCTGCCCGAGGAAAAACCGGTCCTGATCACCCGCATCATGACCACCCTGGTTCTGGTGGCCTGCATGTTCATGGCCTTCAAGCCGCCGGCACTGGTCCTAGACATCTCAGGGGCCGCCTTTGTGGTCATCCTCTGCTCGGTGGGTCCCCCGCTGATTTTAGGGATCTGGTGGGCCAGAGCGACCACGGCCGCCGCCATGCTCAATATCATCGTCATGACGATTCTTTCCACCAGCACCTGGATGTACGCCAAGACGGCCCTCGGCAGCTACCACTGGTTCTTCCTCAGCAACCCCGAGAACAAGATCAGCACCCCGCACCAGGTCTACTGGGTCTTCGTCGGCTTCATCTTCTTTATCGTCGTCAGCCTGATGACAAAGCCGAACAGCGATGAGGTCATCAAGAAATACTCACTGGATATCAGACCCGATCTCTAA
- a CDS encoding AMP-binding protein has product MTQAHNMTDYEKTCAEFRPAVPEYFNFAGDVVDKWAQDPGKLAILWVDDAGNEVRKTFLDIVNASKKLAKVLTASGVRRDDVIMVVLPRNTEWWETLTAGIRMGALVAPGATQLTTKDLAFRANTSQAACLITNHDIAAKFEQVQDKCPTVKTKIVISKPRKGWIFYDQALAATTAQFETVKTRGSDNCLVYFTSGTAGTPKMALHTHASYPIGHQSTGRFWLDLRPDDLHWNVGDTGWAKAAWSSYFGPWHCGAALFVHHSDRFDPVKTLELLERHPVTTLCGTPTVYRMLILHYSSARKFPALRHCVAAGEPLAAEIIEVWKRATGITIRDGYGQTETVLLAGSFPCLAPRFGSMGKPAPGIDLRVIGGDGAVLPANSEGDIAVRVQPTRPVGLFKEYWQAPDATAAVFRDGWYLTGDRGYVDEDGYFWFVGRSDDVILSSGYRIGPFDVESALVEHPAVAEAAVVSSPDQTRGEVVKAFIVLAPGFTPSTGLVKELQEHVKKVSAPYKYPRKIAFVDALPKTVSGKIRRGELRNAEWGSA; this is encoded by the coding sequence GTGACCCAGGCCCACAACATGACCGATTACGAAAAGACATGTGCCGAGTTCCGCCCGGCGGTGCCCGAGTATTTCAATTTTGCCGGCGACGTTGTCGACAAATGGGCCCAAGACCCCGGCAAACTCGCTATCCTGTGGGTCGACGACGCCGGCAACGAAGTGCGCAAAACCTTTTTGGACATCGTCAACGCCTCGAAAAAACTGGCCAAAGTCCTGACCGCCAGCGGCGTCCGACGCGACGACGTCATCATGGTGGTTCTGCCCCGCAACACCGAGTGGTGGGAAACGCTGACCGCCGGCATCCGCATGGGCGCCCTGGTGGCGCCGGGCGCCACCCAGCTCACCACCAAGGATCTCGCGTTTCGGGCCAACACATCCCAAGCGGCCTGTCTGATCACCAACCACGACATCGCCGCCAAATTCGAACAGGTCCAAGACAAATGCCCCACGGTCAAAACCAAAATCGTCATCTCCAAGCCCCGCAAGGGCTGGATTTTCTACGACCAGGCATTGGCCGCGACCACCGCGCAGTTTGAAACTGTCAAAACCCGCGGCAGCGACAACTGCCTGGTTTACTTTACCTCGGGCACCGCCGGGACCCCCAAGATGGCCCTCCACACCCACGCCTCCTACCCTATCGGCCACCAGTCGACCGGCCGTTTCTGGCTGGATCTGCGGCCCGACGATCTGCACTGGAATGTCGGTGACACGGGCTGGGCCAAGGCGGCCTGGAGCAGCTATTTCGGACCCTGGCACTGCGGTGCGGCGCTGTTCGTCCACCACAGCGACCGCTTCGACCCGGTCAAGACCCTGGAGCTCCTGGAGCGCCACCCCGTCACCACCCTGTGCGGCACACCGACCGTCTACCGCATGCTGATCCTCCATTACAGCAGCGCCCGCAAGTTCCCCGCGCTGCGGCACTGCGTGGCCGCCGGCGAACCACTGGCCGCCGAGATCATTGAGGTCTGGAAGCGCGCCACCGGCATCACCATCCGCGACGGCTACGGCCAGACCGAAACGGTGCTTTTGGCCGGCAGTTTTCCCTGCCTTGCGCCGCGCTTCGGCTCCATGGGCAAACCGGCGCCCGGCATCGACCTCAGGGTGATCGGTGGCGACGGCGCGGTGTTGCCCGCCAATTCCGAAGGCGACATCGCCGTCCGGGTCCAACCGACACGCCCGGTGGGGCTTTTCAAGGAATACTGGCAAGCGCCGGACGCAACCGCCGCGGTCTTCCGGGACGGCTGGTACCTGACCGGCGACCGCGGCTACGTGGACGAGGACGGCTATTTCTGGTTCGTCGGCCGCAGCGACGACGTAATTCTCAGCTCCGGCTACCGCATCGGGCCCTTCGATGTGGAAAGCGCCCTGGTCGAACACCCGGCGGTGGCCGAGGCGGCGGTGGTCTCCAGCCCCGATCAAACCCGAGGGGAGGTGGTCAAAGCGTTTATCGTCCTGGCGCCGGGCTTCACGCCCAGCACCGGGCTGGTCAAAGAACTGCAGGAACATGTCAAGAAGGTCAGCGCGCCCTACAAGTACCCGCGCAAGATCGCGTTTGTGGACGCCCTGCCGAAAACCGTGAGCGGCAAGATCCGCCGCGGGGAGTTGCGCAACGCCGAATGGGGCAGCGCTTAG